Proteins encoded together in one Polypterus senegalus isolate Bchr_013 chromosome 16, ASM1683550v1, whole genome shotgun sequence window:
- the LOC120516767 gene encoding uncharacterized protein LOC120516767 has protein sequence MTVQENIKVSLYYIKNKRLQSILNLTTEHLVLITSEIISKSRTITDKTCVADVQRLEILIQEWGAKANYILTHLQAIKEINKETTNLISQDLCSKSKVETHFKYANMQQQSEAKITRAEQHNNLKLDQKKSTLPVDHTAEEIESKKAYCSSHSMQSLAEAALFLKSTTETWEEENNHIVLIIKDMSNQMYHMTQFLKKKGPLKNKAELTISAKQIAQCGEAIGKFTSIIADHSLDRHCAKELQAIADQIYNTANQLNIISRYDISPMKMAKNIIKFQFTQIIFVRCPSVLCEYTHF, from the exons ATGACAGTGCAAGAGAATATAAAAGTTAGCctgtattatattaaaaataaaaggttgcAGAGTATTTTGAATCTCACAACAGAGCATCTCGTTCTGATAACTTCAGAGATAATCAGTAAGTCAAGAACAATAACAGACAAAACCTGTGTTGCAGATGTACAAAGACTTGAAATTCTCATTCAGGAATGGGGTGCAAAAGCTAATTATATCCTTACACATCTTCAAGCAATAAAAGAGATAAACAAGGAAACTACAAACCTAATCAGTCAAGACTTGTGTAGCAAGTCTAAAGTggaaactcattttaaatatgcaaatatgcAGCAGCAGTCCGAGGCCAAAATTACACGTGCAGAGCAACACAACAATCTGAAGCTGGACCAAAAAAAGTCTACATTGCCAGTAGACCACACTGCTGAAGAGATTGAATCTAAAAAG gCCTACTGCTCGTCACACAGCATGCAATCCCTTGCTGAAGCTGCcctttttctgaaaagcacaacaGAAACCTGGGAAGAAGAAAACAATCACATTGTCCTAATCATTAAAGATATGAGCAACCAGATGTACCACATGACCCAGTTCTTGAAAAAGAAAGGACCTCTGAAG AACAAGGCAGAGCTAACCATCTCAGCAAAACAGATTgctcaatgtggtgaagcaattGGAAAATTTACATCCATTATAGCAGATCACTCCCTTGACAGACACTGTGCAAAAGAATTACAAGCTATTGCAGACCAGATTTACAATACAGCCAATCAACTAAATATCATATCCAGGTATGATATTTCTccaatgaaaatggccaaaaatattattaaatttcaGTTTACACAAATCATATTTGTAAGGTGCCCAAGTGTGCTTTGTGAGTATACTCACTTTTGA